The region CTTGAAAACCGATACGCCAGACCATACTTGCCGATTACCGCCCGCATCGATGGCTTCCTGCTCGATGATCGTTCATTTGGCGTTCGAGGCTGTCCGGGTTGGAAAGAGAGGGCGCTCCCTGAGAAGGTCGAGCGCCCTCTCTTGTTTTGGCCCCACCGATAATTGAAACGACAATGGCTTAACCGTCAGGATCGGCCGCTCTGGCCCCAGCGATCGTATCATGCTAGATGACGAGCTTGAGGTGGCTGGACAAGACCAAGCCAGCTGCCCCTCGCAATGCGGTGTGACCTTCGCCAATACCATTCACCGTGATGGAAATTTCCTGGTTCGGCCGCTTCCTGACCAGGCGCTCGACATGCTGCCTGACGCGCTCGGCTGCGTCTACGCCGCCGCCTGCGATATCGCCGTGCAGGACATAGGAATTGAGCGACAGGGTCTGTTGCAAGTTAAGAATCCCGAACGCCACGTTTCGTGTATAGCGGTCCAGCAGACCGTCCGCAGCCTCCGACCCCTCGGCGGCCCCTTTAACGAGGCGAGCGCAGGTGACAGTCTCGGGATTTTCCATGCCTTGTCGAGCCGCTTCGCGCCGCAACCAGGGCAGAGCGGCGACGGTTTCCCAACATCCGTGCTTGCCGCAATTGCAGAGTTCTCCATCGATCTGGACCACCGTATGGCCAAGTTCGCCTCCGGAGCCAGCAAGCCCCCGATAGACGCGTCCGTCGATGTAGAACGCGCCGCCCAATACTTCGCCGGTATAAATGGCTGCGAATGTCTGCTGGCCTCGTCCCGGCCCGAACCACCGGTCGCCAACGAGCAGCGCGCGCGGATGGTGATCGATGACGACAGGGAGTGAAAAATGCTTCTGCAGGATGTCGACCAGAGGAAGGCCGGTCAGAACGGGCGCGAGATTGACGGCAAGGATCACGCCATTATCGCTGTCGATCATGCCTCCCGAGGCTATGCCAATCCCGAAGGGCGCCTGATGGGCTTGTGCGAGCGTCACGGATAAGGTGTCCTTTATGATGGTCAGGAACATATCCCTGTCCCCATGCGGATCGAATTCCGCCTTTGTCAGCGCTTTGATTTCGCCGCTGAGGGTCACGAGACATGTCTGGATCCGGCCTGGCAGGAGGAGCACGGCGCCGAGCATCGGGGCTTCCGGATTGAAATAGATCGGACGTGCCGGCTTGCCGCCCTTGAAGTCGGAGGGCACCGCATCGCCTTCGACAAGCAGGCCCTCTTCGATCATCGGCTGGACGATGCCGGTAATGGTCGTCCGGTTGACGCCGGCCAAACGGGCGAGCTCCGCACGGCTTTTGGGACCATTGTCGTACAACGCCTGCAGCACCCGGCCGCGATTGATCTCGCCGAGAGTGGACTGGGAAACGAGCGTTACATTGCCACCTTCGCCAGCCAGCGCTTCCTTGGTGGAAGCACTGCGTTGCCCCAGCGAATAGGATGGCTGATTTCCGAACTTCAATTTCTATCTCCGATTTGGCAGCCGTCTTTCTAGCCCCTGAGAGCTTGCTCGGCCAGATGGCGCTTGCCTGCGTCGCACAGAACAACCAGATCGATGGCTGGCCAGGCTAGCTCGAGGAATCCCTGTGACGACTTCTTGACAGTAACATAAGTTTGTGCGAAGTACAAACAAACCGCTGAAAGCGGCAGATCGAGGGGCAACAATCGAAATCGAGCTCGGCGCCAACAGGCTTCCCGGCATCGAGTGAGGTTGGATTACGAGCAACTGAGGAGGCATACATGACATTCGATATCGGAAATATGTCGCGCCGGAACATGCTGAAGTCAGCATCGGTCGCGGCTCTCTTGGCATCAAGTGCAGGCTCACTTGTCGCGCCGCGGCGTGCGTCTGCCCAAGACGCCAAGACCGTGCGCGTTCTGTCGGTCGAAGATCCGTTCTTCTTCTCGATGAAAGCGATGATCCCGGAATTCGAGAAGGAAACGGGCATCAAGGTTGAACTCGAAAGCCTTTCCTACGACGCGCTGCAGACGCGCCTGGTCTCCGCCTTCGTCGCAAAGACCTCGGATGCCGACGTGATTGCCGTCGACCAGATGTGGCTTGGCCAGTATCTCGACAACGGCTGGATCATTTCTCTCAACGACTACATCGCCAAGGACAGCGACATCGACCTCGCCGACTTCATCCCGGAGGTCCTCTATTCGTCGAACATGTGGCGCGGGCAGATCGCAACGCTGCCGGTGGCGGCTTACGCGCAAGGGGTGATGTACCGCAAGGATATCTTCGAGAGCTTCGGCATCGCCGCACCGCCGACCAAGGCCGCCGAAGACTGGACCTGGACGAAGTATATCGAGACGCTGAAGGCGCTCGAAGGCAAGTCGTTCGACGGCAAGCCGCTCTTCCCGACGGTGATTTGCGGATCGCAGCCGTCGCCGATTACGCACATGTTTACCCAGCTTTCGGCGAGCCACGGCGCGAGCTGGTTCAAGTCCTTCCCCGGCGCGCCCTGGGATTTCTCGCCGCAGCTCACCGGCCCGGCCTGGGCAAAGTCGGTCGATGTCTACCGGCAGCTCTATAAGCTCTCGCCGCCCGAAGCGATCAACTACGTCTGGTTCGATGCCGGCACCCGCTTCGCCAAGGGCGATATCGGCATGTTCTACTGGTGGACGCCGTATTTCTATCTGGTGAAGAATTCCGGCTACATGACGGGCAAGAAATCCGATGTCATCAACAAATACGCGACCGCCGCACTTCCGAAGGCCGAAGGAGTCTCTCAGACGGTGAGCCTCGGTGGCTGGAGCCTCGGTGTTCCCTCCAGTTCCGACCGGCAGGACAACGGCTATGCCTTCATCAAATGGGCGACGTCGAAGGCGACGCAGAAGAAGATGGCCGAGTGGCCGGACCTCAATTTCCAGTTCTCGGATTTTGCCCGCAAGTCGCTCTACGAGGACGCCGACGTCAAGAAGATCTATCCCTACCTCGATGTCCAGTACGACATGATGAAGCAGGGCAACGGCAAGATCACGCGTCCGCCGGTTCCCGGCTACACCGCCGTCGAAAGTGTGCTCGGCCTCACGCTCAACCAGCTTCTGACCGGCAACGAAGATCCGAAGACGGCGCTCGAGCGCACGAACAGCCTGTTCGAAAGCATCCTCAAAGGCAATCTGATGATCCCGTATCAGAAGGAAAGCTATGCCGACACGCTCGATGGCGCCAAGGCCCTGATCGGCAAGCTCGGCAAGGCGTAATAGAATTCTCCTCGGGCCGGCGCGTGCAAAGGTTCGCGCCGGCTGAAACGAGTGAAGAAGAACTGGACTTCGACAATGCACGCTACCACCCTTCGCTCGCCGCAGGCGCTTGCGCCAGTCCGGCGCGGCTTCGTCCGGCGCAACCTGCCATACTTCCTGATCGCGCCTTCGGTGATCATGCTGCTCGCGCTGATCGCCTATCCGCTGCTCTTTGCCCTGAAGTCGAGCTTCTATTTCTGGAACCTGCAGGTTGGCCCGCAGCCTTTGGCCTTCGTCGAGCTGGACAACTATGTGCAGGCGCTCAATGCGTTCGACTTCCGCGCGGCGCTCACGAATACGCTGATCCTGTCGATCCTGGGCACCGCGATCGAATTCTCGCTTGGCCTGGCGATTGCGCTCGTCCTGCTCAAAGCGCTGCCCGGCATGAATGTCGTGCGTGCGCTTCTGATCCTGCCGACTACCATCGCGCCGATCGTCGTCGGATTTCTGTTTCGCTATCTCTACGATCCCGGCGGCGGTCTTGTCACCTGGTTGCTGCAGTCGCTCTGGCTGCCGGTCCCGGCGGAAGGCATTCTCGGCTCTCCCGCAACAGCGCTTGCGGCGATCCTCTTCGTCGATATCTGGCAGTGGACGCCGTTCTTCGCGATCGTTCTCTATGCCAGCCTGCTTTCGGTCCCAGACGAGATAATCGAAGCGGCCAGGCTCGATCGGGCGTCGGCCTGGACGATCCTGACGCGCATCAAGCTGCCGCTCATCCGGCGCACCGCGATCATCATCGTCATGCTGCGCTTCATGCAGATCTTCAACACATTCGACACGGTGCTGGTGCTGACCCGTGGCGGGCCGGGGACGTCGACGCGCACGCTCGGCTATTCGCTCTACGAGCAGGGCCTCGTCAACTTCAATGTCGGCCTTGTCAGCGCTCAGACATGGATCGCGGTGCTGATCGTCAACATCATCGTCGCCCTCTACGTCTTCTTCGCCTTCCGAAATGAGGAGTGGTGATATGAAAAGCCGCAAGACCTTCTATACCGCGCTCACCTATGCTGCCGGCCTGCTGTTCCTGGCCGTCTTCATCGGCCCGATACTCTGGTTCCTGGCGCTCGCCATCCGGCCGGCCGAAACCGCGTTTGCAATGCCGCCGCAGCTGACGTTCGAGCCGACGTTCGATGCCTTCCGGCATATCCTGGTCGATCCCGGCACCAACGCACCGCAACTGGTGAACTCGCTGATCGTCGCAATCGGCGCGGTGCTGCTCAATCTGCCGTTCTCGGTTCCCGCCGCTTATGCGCTTTCCCGCTTCAAGCTGCGGGGCAAGAAGAACATCATGCTCTGGTATCTCGGCCTGCTGATGGCGCCGCCGATCGCCTTCCTGATTCCGTATTTCGTGTTGATCACGCGGATCGGCCTGCAGGGCTCCTACTTCTCGATGGTGCTGGTTCTCCAGACGTTGACGATCCCGTTCTCCGTCTGGCTGATGAAAAGCTTCATCGACGAGGTGCCGGCCGAACTCGAAGAAGCCGGCCGCGTCGACGGTGCCCGCTGGTACACGATCATGTGGCGCATCACGCTGCCGATTGTGCGTCCCGGCATCATCGTTACCTCGATGTTCGCCTTCGTCTTTGCCTGGAACAACGCAGCCTTCCCGCTGGTGCTGAGTTCGCGTTCCACCGCCACTCTCCCGATCGGGACCCTTGGATATTTCGCGACCAGCGGCGTGACCTGGAACTACATCGCCGCAGCCGCCGTGCTCGCGATGATCCCGCCGATGATCATCTTCCTGGTTTTTGACCGCTACGTCGTCCGGGGCCTGACCTTCGGGTCGGTCAAAGGCTGAGCTTTTCTAAAGTCTGAATGGAGTAAAAAAGAATGAGCAAACTTCGTATCGGCGTTATCGGCGCCGGCCTCTGGGGCAATAATCACGCCCATACCTTCAACGTCCTACCAGAAACCGAACTTGTCGGCGTCTGCGATCTGGACGAGGGCAGGGCGCTCAAGATGAAGGAAAGCTTCGGCGCGGCGGAAGCGTTCACCGACTACAATAAGCTGATCGCCAGCGACCGCATCGACGCCGTGTCGGTGGCAACCCCCGACTTCACCCATACGCCGATCGTCCTTGCGGCACTCAAGGCCGACAAGCATGTCTTGAGCGAAAAGCCGCTGGCGACGACCGTCAAGGAAGCCGAAGAGATCGCCGAGGCTGCCGCAAAGTCGAAGGGCAAGCTGATGATCGACTTTCACAACCGGGTGAACCCGATCCTGGCGCAGGTCCGCGATATGATCCAGGACGGCCAGATCGGCTTGGCCAAACACGGCACGGCGCGGCTCTCGAACACGACCTTTGTTCCCTTCGAAATGCTGAGCTGGGCTGCGAAGTCGTCGGCGCTCTGGTTCCTGGGCAGCCATCTCGTCGACGTCCTCCGTTTCATTCTCGAAGACGAGGTGACCCGCGTCTATGCCGTTGCCCGGTCCGGCACGCTTGCCGCCGGCGGCGTCGACACCAAGGATTTCCACGCCTCGATCCTCGAATTTTCCAAGGGCACTGTCGTGACCATGGAAAACAGCTGGATCCTGTCACGCGACAACCCGTCGCTCGTCGATTTCAAAATCGAATTCGTCGGCGAGAAGGGTCAGATCCAGGCGGATCCCACCCATAGCGGCGGCCTTCGCCGTATCGTCGATGGAGGCATGCGGTTCAACGACTACATCGGCATGACGCCGACAGGCGCCACCCGCATCGGCGGCTTCGTGCAGGAATCCATTGCCCGCTTCGTCGACAGCGTGGTGCGCGACGTGCCCCTGCTTGCCGATGCAAACGACGGTCTTGCCAATACCAAGGTTCTGGCGGCGATCGAGGAGTCCGTTGCCAGCGGCAAACCTCAGACCATCGGCTGATGCCGTCACCAATCCCGCGAGGCATTCATCCGGATGGATAGGCTGCCTCGCCTCTAAATACTGGGAGAAGAATTATATGGCATCCATGACCTTTGACGGGATTGGAAAGACCTATCCGGACGGGACCGTCGCCGTCGCCAATGTGAGCTTTACGGTCGCCGACGGCGAGTTCGTCGTGCTGGTCGGACCGTCCGGCTGCGGCAAATCCACCCTTCTGCGGATGGCGGCCGGGCTCGAACTGCTCAACAGCGGCCGGTTGCTCATGGACGATCTGGATGTCACCAACACCGAGCCGCAGGACCGCGACATTGCGATGGTGTTCCAGAACTACGCGCTTTATCCGCATATGACGGTCTATGAAAACATGGCCTTCGGCCTGCAGCAGCGCAAGATGCCCAAGGACAAGATCGAGAAGCTCGTGCGCGACGCAGCAGAGATGCTCGATCTCACGAAGTACCTGCATCGCAAGCCGGGCGCGCTGTCTGGCGGGCAGCGCCAACGTGTCGCGATGGGGCGCGCAATCGTCCGCCATCCAATGGCGTTCCTGATGGACGAGCCGCTTTCCAATCTCGATGCCAAGCTGCGTGTTCAGATGCGCGCCGAGCTCAAGCTGTTGAACCAGCGGATCGGCGTCACCACGCTCTATGTCACCCATGATCAGGTCGAGGCGATGACGATGGGCGACCGGGTTGCGGTGCTAAAGCCGGTCGCCGATGCCGGCGAAAGCAACCTGCAGCAGATCGACACGCCGCAGCGGCTCTACGATCGGCCGGTGAATCTATTCGTTGCCGGCTTTATCGGTTCGCCGGCGATGAATTTCGTGCGGGCTGAACTACAGGCGGATGGCCAAAGCCTGCGTGCCACGATCGTAGGCACCGGCATCACCTTTCCGGTTCCCGCGAGCGCTGCGTTGTCTGCCTATGCCGGGCGCCAGATCATCGCCGGAATACGCCCGGAAATGTTTCGGGTGTGTCCAGAGCAGGACGCGCTGTTTAATGAGCCGGTCCCGGTTGCCGAGGCGCTCGGCGCCGACACCTTCGTGTTCTTCGACATCGCCTCTCCGCCGGTCAATGTCAGCGATGCGGATGACCCCGACGATTTCAGCCGCAAGGTTACGAACCGGCTGGTTGCGCGCATCCCCCCGATGGCGACCCCCGCGCCGAAGCAGCGGCTGCCGCTGACGGTCGATCTGGACAAGCTGCACTGGTTCGATCCGCATACAGGGGTTTCGATACGCGACTGATCCAGGTGCTTGCATGCAAACGATCCGCTCGAATGGGCCCCGCGTAGTACGATTGCCTCCCAAGGCGCCTTGGCTGTCGTCGAGCAAAGCTCGGCGACAGCCTCTTTTCGAACGGCGAGAGTCGGCACATTCGAACCATGATCGAGAGATTTGTAACATCCAAAGGCTAGGAGTGGCGCGTGAAATACGGAAAACGGACGACGCGGCGGCTCAGATCCGGCATTTGGGCGAAATCGTTGCGGAGTTCCGCCTTGGTCCTGCAGACAATTCATCGGATGTCCGCCATCCAAACGTGGCAAGTCTTGACAGTCTGCTGCGGTTGCCTGGCCGGTGTATGATGGCGAAACTTGCGGATGCCATCGGGGATGGTCAACAACGTTGCGGAGCGTTGAAGGCGATCTGAGAGCTCTGCAGGCGCGAAACGACGATCGCTGTCTTCGCTGTGTTGTGCGCCGGCTGTTCGGCGAGGAACGAAAATCCGTCGGACGTCGAATTTGATTGCGCAGTTCAAGCCGAGAATCGATCACGAGGTCATAGACCGAATTTTTACCGAGTGTTCATGAAGCGGAAACTCTCGCCCTTTGAAAGATCGTGCCTTTGGTGGATATCGGTCGGCAGGAATGTCTCCGAGATTGCCTTGCTTGAAGGCAAGCGTGAAGCCGAAATCTGTCTATGTCTGGACCGTGCAGTTGCCCGCCTTGGTGCGACCTCTGTAGAGGATGCGCTCAAGAAGGCGAACCTCTTTAGGTCGGATCGCCTGATAGTGCCGTTACCAGAGAGAAAAGCTTAAACGCTTCTGACACCTAACAGATCCTCAAAGGAACCTGCAGCTCAGGGAGCCGAACGCGTCGGCTACGATTGGGCGACAACAGGCGGTCAGGTTGGGTACACTGCTCCGCGGGCCACCATGTCTCCGTTTTGAGCTCGGGGAGGCCTGCCTGATCACAAACTACCGGACACGGAAAGCCGCTTGTTCGGCTGCGCAAAAAAACTGAATGGCTGAGCTGCTCGACAATGATCAAAATTGCGTTTTTACAAACTTCTCACCAGCCGAAGAAAACTTGTCGATCGCTGATTGTTTACCTCTTGTACGACGCGCGGGAGAGCGCTTTGTTCGACATCAAGGTGGCTCATTAATGCGGCCTCCACCGCCCCCGTCGCCTTGCTCAACTGCGGCATCACGTCAATGAGCCTTGCTAGGCTTTTTTCATAGGAAGGGGCAAGCTCCGACGTTATTATTTCCATCCGGATAGGACGAGAGCAAAAACAGAATTTGTCGATAATTCTGCAAATCTCGCAATTTTCCGACAACTGGGCGATGTTGGCAAAGATGGTTTCCGCATGTATTGCGAGCTGGTCGCGCGGCGGCTTATCGCGTACGCCGCCATCGTCCGGGACATGCGACCGCATACGCCAGAGTGCGTAGGTGAGGGTTTGACGCGCGATAACATATAAGTCCAACAGTGCCCCTTCCACGAGCGGCCTAGTGAAATAGCCTCTTTGAGGAACGGAGAGAATCTTTCCCTCCGCGGCAAGTCGGATGAGCGCTTCGCGTATCGGTGTCCGACCAAGGCCAAGAGTGGTGGCAAGATCCTGGTCACTGAGATGTTGCGCAGGCACGCGGGCGTAGCTGTAAAGCAATTCAAGAACAGCATTGTAGGCAGCGTCAGCCTTTGCAGGCAGCGGTTCGCCTGTGGAAGTTGGAACGGCTATTCCACGACATTGGAGCGCTTTCTCACAGAGCCACATTTTTCAATTTCCTCTGTCGGTGCAATTTGAGAACCGTATGGCGTTTGGCGAATTCAAACGTCAACCCAACTCATTGCGATGCATAGGGATTTCGTGTGGGCGATGATTTATGAAGTCTAATATAGGCGACAGTCTGGCTGAGGTCACGTCTGCCCTAGTCCGACAGTCCGAAGTACGATCCGTTGCCGTCTTCGATACCTTCAGTGCGGGCAGGGCACTTGAGCCTCGGAGGAAAATTGACTGGGAAGCCAACACAGATATTCCAGTTGCTCTGACCTAGGCTTGAATGGCGTCCGGCAAGATCTTTGTCATTAACGTCGCGTCGCCATAAGGTGTCCGCACGTGGTCAATTTCCAACCAGCCGTGCTTTGTATAGAGGCCTTCTGCATCCTCCGTTGTAAGATAAAGCTTTTTATGGCCGAGGCGCAAAGCTTCGTGTTCCAGCTTCTTGATCAGCAATGTGGCCGTGCCTTTATTGCGGTGGAATGGATGGACATATAGCGACTTCAGCCACGGAGAAAGATCGGGTCTTCCCCCAAAATCATACTCGGCCAGGCTGATCATCCCTGTGGGCCTGCTGTCTTCGATGGCAATCAAGGTCAGTGGTATAGAACTCCGTGTGGAGGCTTCGAATTCACGCTCCACCTGCTCGAATGATCCATTGGCTTGACAGCCCCATTGCCCAAAGGACCAACTCGCACAAACGGAAATTAAATCGCGACAACTCTCCAGATACTCAATTGCTATCGGAGCCTGAATGTATGTGTGCTTCGCAGCCATCGTCTCTTCCTTTTTACCGTATGCCGCACGCTCTAAGATTGAGGCCCATAGTGGAGCAGGTCTTCGCACGGGATGATTCCGTCGCCAAAGGGGATCCATAACAACGAATGGGGCATCTGGGTCCTGACCTGCAGGTCATAAGGTGCAAGAGCGTCTTGGACAACGGCCCAACTGTCAACCTGCAAGGATTTCTGGTAGCGCCGTCATCTGGCTGAATGTTCTCATCGCGCCTGCTTCCAGCAATTTATTAGCGTGCTCGAAAGGACAATGAGAACCGCCGACGAAACCAATTACCCGCATTCGAGCCGCCACCGCCGCCTGAACCCCCGCGACGCTATCTTCGATGACCAAGCAGTCATCGGCCGACGTGTCCATTCTTTCAGACGCAAACAGAAAAAGATCTGGGGCGGGCTTGCCGCACGCGACCTGAGAAGCACTGAAGACATAAGGCGAAAAATAATCGTACAGGTCTGTTAGTTTAAGTGCAAAATGCAGCTTTTTCAGATCGCTGCTCGATGCCACGCATCTCTCCGCATTGATGGCCTCCAAAGCTTGATTGACGCCCGAGATTGCCTTGAGATCGCTAGCATACCGTTTGCCAATTTCTGCCATCACAGATTCATGATGACCCTCCGGCAAACGTAGTCCAGACTCAGCTTCGATGATTGAATAAGTTTGGCGATCGGTCATGCCTATG is a window of Rhizobium jaguaris DNA encoding:
- a CDS encoding ROK family transcriptional regulator, yielding MKFGNQPSYSLGQRSASTKEALAGEGGNVTLVSQSTLGEINRGRVLQALYDNGPKSRAELARLAGVNRTTITGIVQPMIEEGLLVEGDAVPSDFKGGKPARPIYFNPEAPMLGAVLLLPGRIQTCLVTLSGEIKALTKAEFDPHGDRDMFLTIIKDTLSVTLAQAHQAPFGIGIASGGMIDSDNGVILAVNLAPVLTGLPLVDILQKHFSLPVVIDHHPRALLVGDRWFGPGRGQQTFAAIYTGEVLGGAFYIDGRVYRGLAGSGGELGHTVVQIDGELCNCGKHGCWETVAALPWLRREAARQGMENPETVTCARLVKGAAEGSEAADGLLDRYTRNVAFGILNLQQTLSLNSYVLHGDIAGGGVDAAERVRQHVERLVRKRPNQEISITVNGIGEGHTALRGAAGLVLSSHLKLVI
- a CDS encoding ABC transporter substrate-binding protein, translated to MTFDIGNMSRRNMLKSASVAALLASSAGSLVAPRRASAQDAKTVRVLSVEDPFFFSMKAMIPEFEKETGIKVELESLSYDALQTRLVSAFVAKTSDADVIAVDQMWLGQYLDNGWIISLNDYIAKDSDIDLADFIPEVLYSSNMWRGQIATLPVAAYAQGVMYRKDIFESFGIAAPPTKAAEDWTWTKYIETLKALEGKSFDGKPLFPTVICGSQPSPITHMFTQLSASHGASWFKSFPGAPWDFSPQLTGPAWAKSVDVYRQLYKLSPPEAINYVWFDAGTRFAKGDIGMFYWWTPYFYLVKNSGYMTGKKSDVINKYATAALPKAEGVSQTVSLGGWSLGVPSSSDRQDNGYAFIKWATSKATQKKMAEWPDLNFQFSDFARKSLYEDADVKKIYPYLDVQYDMMKQGNGKITRPPVPGYTAVESVLGLTLNQLLTGNEDPKTALERTNSLFESILKGNLMIPYQKESYADTLDGAKALIGKLGKA
- a CDS encoding carbohydrate ABC transporter permease, with protein sequence MKSRKTFYTALTYAAGLLFLAVFIGPILWFLALAIRPAETAFAMPPQLTFEPTFDAFRHILVDPGTNAPQLVNSLIVAIGAVLLNLPFSVPAAYALSRFKLRGKKNIMLWYLGLLMAPPIAFLIPYFVLITRIGLQGSYFSMVLVLQTLTIPFSVWLMKSFIDEVPAELEEAGRVDGARWYTIMWRITLPIVRPGIIVTSMFAFVFAWNNAAFPLVLSSRSTATLPIGTLGYFATSGVTWNYIAAAAVLAMIPPMIIFLVFDRYVVRGLTFGSVKG
- a CDS encoding GntR family transcriptional regulator gives rise to the protein MWLCEKALQCRGIAVPTSTGEPLPAKADAAYNAVLELLYSYARVPAQHLSDQDLATTLGLGRTPIREALIRLAAEGKILSVPQRGYFTRPLVEGALLDLYVIARQTLTYALWRMRSHVPDDGGVRDKPPRDQLAIHAETIFANIAQLSENCEICRIIDKFCFCSRPIRMEIITSELAPSYEKSLARLIDVMPQLSKATGAVEAALMSHLDVEQSALPRVVQEVNNQRSTSFLRLVRSL
- a CDS encoding GNAT family N-acetyltransferase, with the protein product MAAKHTYIQAPIAIEYLESCRDLISVCASWSFGQWGCQANGSFEQVEREFEASTRSSIPLTLIAIEDSRPTGMISLAEYDFGGRPDLSPWLKSLYVHPFHRNKGTATLLIKKLEHEALRLGHKKLYLTTEDAEGLYTKHGWLEIDHVRTPYGDATLMTKILPDAIQA
- a CDS encoding Gfo/Idh/MocA family protein; the encoded protein is MSKLRIGVIGAGLWGNNHAHTFNVLPETELVGVCDLDEGRALKMKESFGAAEAFTDYNKLIASDRIDAVSVATPDFTHTPIVLAALKADKHVLSEKPLATTVKEAEEIAEAAAKSKGKLMIDFHNRVNPILAQVRDMIQDGQIGLAKHGTARLSNTTFVPFEMLSWAAKSSALWFLGSHLVDVLRFILEDEVTRVYAVARSGTLAAGGVDTKDFHASILEFSKGTVVTMENSWILSRDNPSLVDFKIEFVGEKGQIQADPTHSGGLRRIVDGGMRFNDYIGMTPTGATRIGGFVQESIARFVDSVVRDVPLLADANDGLANTKVLAAIEESVASGKPQTIG
- a CDS encoding carbohydrate ABC transporter permease — its product is MHATTLRSPQALAPVRRGFVRRNLPYFLIAPSVIMLLALIAYPLLFALKSSFYFWNLQVGPQPLAFVELDNYVQALNAFDFRAALTNTLILSILGTAIEFSLGLAIALVLLKALPGMNVVRALLILPTTIAPIVVGFLFRYLYDPGGGLVTWLLQSLWLPVPAEGILGSPATALAAILFVDIWQWTPFFAIVLYASLLSVPDEIIEAARLDRASAWTILTRIKLPLIRRTAIIIVMLRFMQIFNTFDTVLVLTRGGPGTSTRTLGYSLYEQGLVNFNVGLVSAQTWIAVLIVNIIVALYVFFAFRNEEW
- a CDS encoding ABC transporter ATP-binding protein — translated: MASMTFDGIGKTYPDGTVAVANVSFTVADGEFVVLVGPSGCGKSTLLRMAAGLELLNSGRLLMDDLDVTNTEPQDRDIAMVFQNYALYPHMTVYENMAFGLQQRKMPKDKIEKLVRDAAEMLDLTKYLHRKPGALSGGQRQRVAMGRAIVRHPMAFLMDEPLSNLDAKLRVQMRAELKLLNQRIGVTTLYVTHDQVEAMTMGDRVAVLKPVADAGESNLQQIDTPQRLYDRPVNLFVAGFIGSPAMNFVRAELQADGQSLRATIVGTGITFPVPASAALSAYAGRQIIAGIRPEMFRVCPEQDALFNEPVPVAEALGADTFVFFDIASPPVNVSDADDPDDFSRKVTNRLVARIPPMATPAPKQRLPLTVDLDKLHWFDPHTGVSIRD
- a CDS encoding HAD family hydrolase, producing the protein MTSCKTPKLLIFDCDGVLIDSEIIATAVHVEALAGHGYNITADTYNSRFIGMTDRQTYSIIEAESGLRLPEGHHESVMAEIGKRYASDLKAISGVNQALEAINAERCVASSSDLKKLHFALKLTDLYDYFSPYVFSASQVACGKPAPDLFLFASERMDTSADDCLVIEDSVAGVQAAVAARMRVIGFVGGSHCPFEHANKLLEAGAMRTFSQMTALPEILAG